A genomic region of Klebsiella sp. RIT-PI-d contains the following coding sequences:
- the hinT gene encoding purine nucleoside phosphoramidase, translating to MAEETIFSKIIRREIPADIVYQDELVTAFRDISPQAPTHILIIPNILIPTINDATAAHEQALGRMMTVAGKIAREEGIAEDGYRLIMNCNRHGGQEVYHIHMHLLGGRVLGPMLAHKG from the coding sequence GAAGAGACTATTTTTAGTAAAATTATTCGTCGCGAAATTCCCGCTGATATTGTGTATCAGGATGAGTTAGTAACAGCGTTTCGTGATATTTCCCCGCAGGCGCCTACCCATATCCTTATCATTCCCAATATCCTGATCCCAACGATTAATGATGCGACCGCAGCACATGAACAGGCCCTTGGACGCATGATGACTGTCGCAGGCAAAATCGCGCGTGAGGAAGGAATTGCTGAAGATGGTTACCGGTTGATTATGAACTGTAATCGACACGGTGGTCAGGAGGTTTACCACATTCATATGCACCTGCTGGGCGGCCGCGTGCTAGGCCCAATGCTTGCGCATAAAGGCTAA